A window from Bordetella petrii encodes these proteins:
- a CDS encoding NAD(P)-dependent oxidoreductase yields the protein MTDFKHAGFIGMGVMGEPICRNLAQKCGLPVLGYDSNPAPLQRLAAHGVAAAASVAEVAQQCDILFLSLPSGEVVADVARGPQGLLAHARQGQIIVDTSTSPIDTTRALAAEFAARGALFIDAPVARTRAAAEAGTLSVMVGGDAAVFARVQPLIATFASEITHCGPVGSGQVVKILNNMVLFETVTALSEARAIARRSGVDPQLLLETFTRGSADSFALRNHGLKAMLPGDFPEKAFSVEYARKDLRYALALAAQTGVDASGARNVERWFAAAIDQGQGDRYFPVISRSIDAGPADPD from the coding sequence ATGACAGATTTCAAGCATGCCGGCTTCATCGGCATGGGCGTAATGGGCGAACCCATCTGCCGCAACCTGGCCCAGAAATGCGGGCTGCCGGTGCTGGGCTATGACAGCAACCCGGCCCCTCTGCAGCGCCTGGCCGCGCACGGCGTGGCCGCCGCCGCCTCGGTGGCCGAAGTCGCGCAGCAGTGCGACATCCTGTTCCTGTCGCTGCCTTCCGGCGAAGTGGTGGCCGACGTGGCGCGCGGTCCGCAGGGCCTGCTGGCCCATGCGCGGCAGGGCCAGATAATCGTCGACACCAGCACCTCGCCCATCGACACGACGCGCGCCCTGGCCGCGGAATTCGCCGCCAGGGGAGCCTTGTTCATCGACGCCCCGGTGGCCCGCACGCGCGCCGCCGCCGAGGCAGGCACGCTGTCGGTGATGGTGGGCGGCGATGCGGCCGTGTTTGCGCGGGTGCAGCCGCTGATCGCGACGTTCGCCTCCGAAATCACGCACTGCGGTCCGGTGGGCAGCGGGCAGGTGGTGAAGATCCTGAACAACATGGTGCTGTTCGAGACCGTGACCGCGCTTTCCGAAGCCCGCGCCATCGCGCGGCGTTCGGGCGTCGACCCGCAACTGCTGCTCGAGACCTTCACCCGCGGGTCGGCGGACAGCTTCGCGTTGCGCAACCATGGCTTAAAGGCTATGCTGCCCGGGGATTTTCCCGAGAAAGCCTTCTCGGTCGAGTACGCCCGCAAAGACTTGCGCTACGCGCTGGCTCTGGCCGCGCAAACCGGCGTGGATGCATCGGGGGCCCGCAACGTCGAGCGCTGGTTCGCCGCCGCCATCGACCAGGGCCAGGGTGACCGCTACTTCCCGGTCATCAGCCGCAGCATCGATGCCGGCCCGGCCGACCCCGATTAA
- a CDS encoding aldehyde dehydrogenase, giving the protein MPMLIGSNWVADAHSTFESINPATGQPNFLISAAGEAQVDQAVDAAWRAVRQPAWRDMLPHRRAALLRAIADGMDRNADTLARLQMIENGKVWRECQAQVASASATFRYYAGVCETLNAEVTPSRGNYLSMTQYEPYGVVAAITPWNSPMTMEAQKVAPALAAGNAVILKPSEVTSSPALELGRIALEAGLPPGILNVVTGLGAAAGKRLVEHPGVRMVSFTGGTASGRAIARAAADKLMPVALELGGKSPHIVFGDADQQAAIESVIGGIFEGSGQSCVAGSRLYVQRGIAQAFIEQLVARAAQLKIDLPDADGAQMGPIASFGHRDKIEGMVGTALAEGGEVLLGGRRPDAAALQAGAFYLPTILGGLGRDAHVVREEIFGPVLCVLPFDDEDDLVDQANDSAYGLAAGIWTADYRRAWRVARQLEAGSVWINTYKQLSIATPFGGFKQSGIGREKGLSGLRLYQQSKGIYWGM; this is encoded by the coding sequence ATGCCAATGCTGATCGGCTCGAACTGGGTCGCGGACGCGCATTCGACCTTCGAGTCCATCAACCCCGCCACCGGCCAGCCCAACTTCCTGATCAGCGCGGCCGGCGAGGCACAGGTGGATCAGGCGGTGGACGCCGCCTGGCGCGCCGTGCGCCAGCCCGCCTGGCGCGACATGCTGCCGCACAGGCGCGCCGCTCTGCTGCGCGCCATCGCCGACGGCATGGACCGCAACGCCGACACGCTGGCGCGGCTGCAGATGATCGAGAACGGCAAGGTCTGGCGCGAATGCCAGGCCCAGGTGGCCAGCGCGTCCGCCACTTTCCGCTATTACGCGGGGGTCTGCGAAACCCTCAACGCGGAAGTCACGCCGTCCCGCGGCAACTATTTATCGATGACCCAGTACGAGCCCTATGGCGTAGTGGCGGCCATCACGCCGTGGAATTCCCCCATGACCATGGAAGCGCAGAAGGTGGCGCCGGCGCTGGCGGCTGGCAATGCCGTCATCCTTAAGCCGTCGGAGGTCACCTCGTCGCCGGCCCTGGAGCTGGGCCGCATCGCGCTCGAAGCCGGCCTGCCGCCGGGCATTCTGAACGTGGTCACCGGGCTGGGCGCCGCCGCCGGCAAGCGCCTGGTGGAACATCCCGGTGTGCGCATGGTGTCGTTCACTGGCGGCACCGCCAGCGGCCGGGCCATCGCCCGCGCCGCGGCCGACAAGCTGATGCCGGTGGCGCTGGAACTGGGCGGCAAGTCGCCGCATATCGTGTTCGGCGATGCCGACCAGCAGGCCGCCATCGAAAGCGTGATCGGCGGCATCTTCGAGGGCAGCGGCCAATCGTGCGTGGCCGGCTCGCGCCTGTATGTGCAGCGCGGCATCGCCCAGGCGTTCATCGAGCAGCTGGTGGCGCGCGCGGCGCAGCTGAAAATCGACCTGCCCGACGCCGACGGCGCGCAGATGGGCCCCATCGCCTCGTTCGGTCACCGCGACAAGATCGAAGGCATGGTCGGCACCGCGCTGGCCGAGGGCGGCGAAGTGCTGCTGGGCGGCCGGCGCCCCGATGCCGCGGCCCTGCAGGCGGGTGCGTTCTACCTGCCCACCATCCTGGGCGGCCTCGGACGCGACGCCCACGTGGTGCGCGAAGAGATCTTCGGCCCGGTGCTGTGCGTGCTGCCGTTCGACGACGAAGACGATCTGGTCGACCAGGCCAACGACAGCGCCTACGGCCTGGCCGCGGGCATCTGGACCGCCGATTACCGGCGCGCCTGGCGGGTGGCCCGGCAGCTCGAGGCCGGCAGCGTCTGGATCAACACCTACAAGCAGCTGTCCATCGCCACGCCGTTCGGCGGCTTCAAGCAAAGCGGCATCGGCCGCGAGAAGGGCTTGTCGGGGCTGCGCCTGTACCAGCAATCGAAAGGCATTTACTGGGGCATGTAA
- a CDS encoding Bug family tripartite tricarboxylate transporter substrate binding protein yields the protein MRNLVRLGLSGLLAGTLFSAAAASAASSYPDKPVRLVLGFAAGGSNDVVARIVAAKASQLLGAPMVVENRPGANGAIASDLVAHAAPDGYTLLLGSASTLAINPHTVAEIRYDPLRDFEGIGTVAMTPEVIAINPAVSAHTLDEFIRLAGKQNLTMASSGTGGLPHLAIELFKTAAHVNVTHVPYKGGAPAATDVVAGHVDGIIMDLPPLRSFIESGRMRGLAVAGKQRSPALPDLPTTAELGLPQVAASNWFAVVAPKGTPAAIADKLHAAFTKAAHDPDTVRQLAEAGIEPMTNSTRADFRQFLQDELQRWKTVATQAGVAVHK from the coding sequence ATGCGTAACCTCGTGCGCCTGGGCCTGAGCGGCCTGCTGGCTGGAACCCTGTTCTCGGCCGCCGCGGCCAGCGCGGCCTCTTCCTACCCCGACAAACCTGTGAGGCTGGTACTGGGTTTCGCGGCTGGAGGGTCCAACGATGTAGTGGCGCGCATCGTCGCCGCCAAAGCCAGCCAGCTGCTCGGCGCGCCGATGGTCGTGGAAAACCGGCCCGGCGCCAATGGCGCCATCGCCAGCGATCTGGTCGCGCACGCCGCGCCCGATGGCTACACGCTGCTGCTGGGCAGCGCCAGCACGCTCGCCATCAATCCACACACAGTGGCGGAGATCCGCTACGACCCGTTGCGCGATTTCGAAGGTATCGGTACCGTTGCCATGACGCCTGAAGTCATCGCCATCAACCCTGCCGTATCTGCGCACACACTGGACGAGTTCATCCGCCTGGCCGGCAAGCAGAACCTGACCATGGCGTCTTCCGGCACCGGCGGGCTGCCACACCTGGCGATCGAATTGTTCAAGACGGCCGCCCATGTAAACGTAACCCACGTACCATACAAGGGTGGTGCGCCCGCCGCGACCGACGTGGTCGCCGGGCACGTGGACGGCATCATCATGGATCTTCCGCCATTGCGCAGCTTCATCGAGTCAGGCCGGATGCGCGGACTGGCGGTGGCCGGCAAGCAACGGTCGCCTGCCCTGCCGGATCTACCCACCACCGCCGAACTCGGCCTGCCCCAGGTAGCTGCTTCGAACTGGTTTGCCGTGGTGGCGCCGAAGGGAACGCCAGCCGCGATTGCCGACAAGCTGCACGCGGCATTCACAAAGGCCGCGCACGACCCCGACACCGTCAGACAGTTGGCCGAGGCAGGCATCGAGCCGATGACCAATTCTACGCGTGCCGACTTCCGGCAGTTTCTGCAAGATGAACTGCAGCGCTGGAAAACCGTGGCGACGCAGGCCGGTGTCGCCGTTCATAAATAA
- a CDS encoding aspartate/glutamate racemase family protein, translated as MPDRTPRGDLLDETLQAYTRHVMGPDVSVTIGWLEKTTSLLSSLYLGTINDVYVINDILKMEEQGIDGAIVGGHWDPGLYAAREAASIPVAGPGESAMMLAATLGRRFAMLTVHEGYVPIIEHNIRTYGLQDKAIATRPVRKFGMTYDNFVRCLEGKDDEFLVEFEKTARECIADGADVIIAGGQLFGPAFVKHNFNSIANTGVPVIETTACGLKFAQTLVSLKRSIGLAKSQHIHSPFRTPPRDVVNSVRNSYGILQSENSHA; from the coding sequence ATGCCTGATCGAACGCCGCGTGGCGACCTGCTGGATGAAACCCTGCAGGCCTATACGCGACACGTCATGGGTCCCGATGTGTCCGTCACCATCGGCTGGCTGGAAAAAACAACGTCATTGCTCTCGTCGCTGTATCTGGGCACGATCAACGACGTTTATGTCATCAATGACATCCTGAAAATGGAAGAACAGGGCATCGACGGCGCCATTGTCGGCGGCCACTGGGACCCCGGCTTATACGCGGCGCGCGAGGCGGCCTCGATTCCCGTGGCGGGGCCGGGCGAATCGGCGATGATGCTGGCGGCGACGCTAGGGCGCCGGTTCGCCATGCTGACGGTGCACGAAGGTTATGTGCCCATCATCGAGCACAACATTCGCACCTACGGGCTCCAGGACAAGGCTATTGCCACGCGTCCGGTGCGCAAGTTCGGCATGACCTACGACAACTTCGTGCGCTGCCTGGAAGGCAAAGACGACGAATTCCTGGTTGAGTTCGAAAAGACCGCCCGCGAATGCATCGCCGATGGCGCGGACGTCATCATCGCCGGCGGCCAGCTGTTCGGCCCGGCGTTCGTCAAGCACAACTTCAACAGCATCGCCAACACCGGCGTGCCCGTCATCGAAACGACCGCCTGCGGCCTGAAATTCGCACAGACGCTGGTCAGCCTGAAACGCTCTATCGGCCTTGCCAAGAGCCAGCACATTCATTCGCCGTTCCGTACCCCGCCCCGGGACGTCGTCAACAGTGTCCGTAACTCGTACGGCATCCTGCAATCGGAGAACAGCCATGCGTAA
- a CDS encoding MmgE/PrpD family protein, with protein MASTDQGLVAQDMAHFAVDAAWDSLPEPVRREAARAWLNWVACAIGGARTATMDAAVRGSQSMQAHGDVPVLGRLERTSVTDAALLGCLSSSTHTYDDTHLATITHPTGPVASAALAVAARLSAQGRPVQGAHLLAALAVGLELTCRTSCAIAGRSSKGWYMTGLSGGIGAAAAAGRLLGLDREQMEAAIGLAAAQGCGFRATHGSMAIAYVPGLAARNGVAAAYMAAGGFECSTHAVDGKYGLLDVLTGGTDAGPIRDGLGRRYEFLNNTYKPYPCGIVIHPTIDACLALYREDGVRPEDIIGVELRVHPDALNLTWRKLPDTVLDAQVSLFHWAAVVLARGAAGVAQGEIDCVMDSQVRGLQSNMHAEADPDLADNQAMVVVRLRNGKARERFTRNAIGSVTNPMTDAQLAGKFSELVTPVLGEAASARWLQACVAIEQAADAAEIAQQAH; from the coding sequence ATGGCGAGCACCGATCAAGGCTTAGTAGCGCAGGACATGGCGCATTTCGCGGTCGACGCGGCATGGGACAGCCTGCCGGAACCAGTGCGTCGCGAGGCGGCCAGGGCGTGGTTGAACTGGGTGGCGTGCGCGATCGGTGGCGCTCGCACCGCGACGATGGACGCGGCCGTGCGAGGCTCGCAATCGATGCAGGCGCATGGTGATGTGCCGGTCCTGGGGCGCCTCGAGCGGACGAGCGTGACGGATGCGGCATTGCTCGGGTGCCTGAGTTCTTCGACGCACACCTACGATGACACTCATCTCGCCACCATCACACACCCCACGGGTCCGGTGGCGTCTGCCGCGCTTGCCGTCGCGGCCAGGTTGTCCGCCCAGGGAAGGCCGGTGCAAGGTGCGCATCTTCTGGCGGCACTGGCCGTGGGGCTGGAGTTGACTTGCCGCACCAGTTGCGCCATTGCCGGACGCAGCAGCAAGGGTTGGTACATGACTGGTTTGTCCGGCGGCATCGGGGCCGCCGCGGCCGCTGGCCGCCTGCTGGGGCTGGACCGCGAACAAATGGAGGCGGCGATCGGCCTGGCGGCTGCGCAAGGGTGCGGTTTTCGGGCCACGCACGGCAGTATGGCCATCGCGTATGTGCCTGGGCTGGCGGCGCGCAACGGAGTGGCTGCCGCCTACATGGCGGCCGGCGGCTTCGAATGCAGCACCCATGCCGTGGATGGCAAATATGGCCTGCTGGACGTGCTGACGGGCGGCACCGATGCCGGGCCGATCCGGGATGGGCTCGGTCGGCGCTATGAGTTCCTGAACAACACGTACAAACCCTATCCGTGCGGCATTGTGATCCATCCAACCATCGATGCCTGCCTGGCGTTGTATCGCGAAGATGGAGTGCGGCCCGAAGACATTATTGGCGTCGAGCTGCGCGTGCACCCGGACGCGCTCAACCTGACATGGCGGAAGTTGCCCGACACCGTGCTCGATGCGCAGGTAAGCCTGTTCCATTGGGCCGCTGTGGTATTGGCGCGCGGCGCCGCGGGCGTCGCCCAAGGCGAAATCGATTGCGTCATGGACAGCCAGGTTCGCGGCCTGCAATCGAACATGCATGCCGAGGCAGACCCAGACCTGGCCGATAACCAGGCCATGGTGGTGGTCCGGCTGCGCAATGGAAAGGCCCGCGAACGGTTCACGCGGAACGCCATCGGCAGTGTCACCAATCCGATGACCGACGCGCAATTGGCCGGCAAATTCAGCGAATTGGTCACGCCGGTGCTGGGCGAGGCGGCCTCGGCACGATGGCTGCAGGCTTGCGTGGCGATCGAACAGGCCGCTGATGCGGCCGAGATCGCCCAGCAGGCACATTGA
- a CDS encoding Bug family tripartite tricarboxylate transporter substrate binding protein, whose amino-acid sequence MNWFRIRSWRAAALAGAVSLAPMASAGAQPDHFPDRPITLVVGFSAGGSNDIVARAISQPLGRILGVPVVVENRVGAAGMIGTAHVAKADPDGYTLMVASASPVVVSPHTQAHMAYDAKKDFAAISLVGITPEALAVHPKFPAKNLAELIALAKTREITLASSGSGGLPHLAIELFKSAAPDTKIIHVPYKGAAPAVADTLAGHVDGVVVDLPAVYNHILGGRLQGIALANDARSEFLPDLPTSGEQGLPRFVAVNWIGLLAPARTPGPVIDKLHAALLAVMKQPEVRQTLAQSAVQVSVSDSPAAFQKFLNDEYEKWGEVVKASGAKAD is encoded by the coding sequence ATGAATTGGTTTCGTATCCGTTCCTGGCGCGCGGCGGCGCTGGCCGGCGCCGTGTCGTTGGCGCCAATGGCTTCCGCGGGCGCACAGCCGGATCATTTTCCCGACAGGCCAATCACGCTGGTGGTGGGTTTTTCCGCTGGCGGGTCGAACGATATCGTCGCGCGTGCGATTTCGCAGCCGCTGGGGCGAATACTGGGTGTGCCCGTAGTGGTTGAAAACCGTGTGGGCGCAGCAGGCATGATCGGCACGGCCCACGTGGCCAAGGCCGATCCCGACGGCTACACCCTGATGGTGGCCAGCGCCAGCCCCGTAGTCGTCTCGCCCCATACTCAAGCCCACATGGCGTACGATGCCAAGAAAGACTTCGCTGCAATCAGCCTGGTTGGCATCACTCCCGAAGCGCTGGCGGTACACCCCAAGTTTCCCGCCAAGAATCTGGCCGAACTGATCGCGCTGGCCAAGACCCGGGAAATCACGCTGGCTTCGTCGGGCAGCGGAGGGTTGCCGCATCTGGCGATCGAACTCTTCAAGAGCGCCGCGCCGGATACGAAGATCATCCATGTGCCCTACAAGGGCGCCGCGCCCGCGGTTGCCGATACTCTGGCAGGGCATGTCGACGGCGTCGTCGTGGATTTGCCGGCCGTCTACAACCATATCCTGGGCGGACGATTGCAGGGCATTGCGCTGGCCAATGACGCCAGGTCGGAGTTCTTGCCAGACCTGCCCACTTCGGGTGAACAGGGCCTGCCGCGCTTCGTGGCCGTCAACTGGATAGGCCTGCTGGCGCCGGCCAGGACGCCAGGGCCGGTCATCGACAAGTTGCACGCCGCGTTGCTGGCCGTGATGAAGCAGCCGGAAGTCAGGCAAACCCTGGCGCAATCGGCCGTGCAGGTGTCGGTAAGCGATTCGCCGGCCGCGTTCCAGAAATTCTTGAATGACGAATACGAAAAATGGGGCGAGGTCGTGAAGGCATCTGGCGCGAAAGCCGACTGA
- a CDS encoding N-acyl homoserine lactonase family protein, with the protein MIMPEYEVYAIRYARMDRSRVANFLGGDPHDGPMPMDFFVWLVRGAGRCVLVDTGFSAETAARRQREMLRCPLDGLARLGVKPELISDVVLTHLHYDHAGNLAKVPHARLHVQDDEMDYATGRCMCHGALRHAYEVEDVVTLVRRVYDDRVVFHDGDAVLYPGIELLKIGGHTKGLQAVRVHTGRGWVVLASDASHYYENMDSGRPFPIVFNVADMLAGHVRVRQAASSAAHVVPGHDPQVLARYGRYQNDPDIAVLHQPPVQDGTARS; encoded by the coding sequence TTGATCATGCCGGAATACGAAGTCTACGCCATCCGCTATGCGCGCATGGACCGGTCGCGCGTCGCCAACTTCCTGGGGGGAGATCCGCACGACGGCCCCATGCCGATGGATTTCTTCGTCTGGCTGGTGCGAGGCGCCGGCCGGTGCGTCCTGGTCGACACCGGGTTTTCCGCCGAGACCGCCGCGCGTCGCCAGCGTGAGATGCTGCGCTGCCCACTGGACGGGCTGGCAAGGCTGGGCGTGAAGCCGGAACTGATCAGCGATGTCGTGCTGACTCATCTGCACTACGATCACGCTGGCAACCTGGCAAAGGTGCCACACGCCCGGCTGCATGTGCAGGATGATGAAATGGACTACGCCACCGGGCGCTGCATGTGCCATGGCGCCTTGCGCCATGCCTACGAAGTCGAGGACGTGGTTACCCTGGTGCGCCGCGTCTATGACGATCGCGTGGTGTTTCACGATGGCGACGCCGTGCTGTATCCCGGCATCGAACTGCTGAAGATCGGCGGGCATACCAAGGGACTGCAAGCCGTGCGGGTGCACACCGGGCGCGGCTGGGTGGTGCTGGCGTCCGATGCCAGCCACTACTATGAAAACATGGATAGCGGCCGGCCATTTCCCATTGTGTTCAACGTGGCAGACATGCTGGCTGGCCACGTGCGTGTGCGGCAGGCCGCCAGTAGCGCCGCACACGTGGTGCCGGGACACGATCCGCAGGTATTGGCGCGTTACGGCCGCTACCAGAATGACCCTGACATCGCCGTCTTGCACCAGCCGCCGGTTCAGGACGGCACGGCCCGGTCCTGA
- a CDS encoding branched-chain amino acid aminotransferase, whose translation MDALYWHDGQWTTENPKLLGPADHAFWMASMVFDGARAFGGLTPDLDLHCQRVVRSAEKMLMKPQLGWQQIRDLCLQAVERFPAGEALYLKPMFFCADGFLLPEADKTQFVLHVFKVPMPGEQGFSACFSSFARAWSNMAPTDAKASCLYPNGQRAIREAMAKGYDNAIMLDGDGHVAEFATANLWIAKDGVVATPADNGTFLNGITRQRVLALLRADGVDVQERALTRADIEQADEVFSTGNYGKVVHVNRVEDRGLPYGPLARRAHGLYMEYARGGK comes from the coding sequence ATGGATGCGCTCTACTGGCACGACGGCCAATGGACTACTGAAAACCCCAAACTGCTGGGCCCCGCCGACCACGCCTTCTGGATGGCCAGCATGGTGTTCGACGGCGCGCGCGCCTTCGGCGGCCTGACGCCCGACCTCGACCTGCACTGCCAGCGCGTGGTGCGCTCGGCCGAGAAGATGCTGATGAAGCCCCAATTGGGCTGGCAGCAGATCCGCGACCTGTGCCTGCAGGCCGTGGAGCGCTTCCCGGCCGGCGAGGCGCTGTATCTCAAGCCCATGTTCTTCTGCGCCGACGGCTTCCTGCTGCCCGAAGCCGACAAGACGCAGTTCGTGCTGCATGTCTTCAAGGTGCCCATGCCGGGCGAACAGGGCTTTTCGGCCTGCTTTTCCAGCTTCGCGCGCGCCTGGTCGAACATGGCGCCCACCGACGCCAAGGCATCGTGCCTGTACCCCAACGGCCAGCGCGCCATCCGCGAAGCCATGGCCAAGGGCTACGACAATGCCATCATGCTGGACGGCGACGGCCACGTGGCCGAATTCGCCACCGCCAACCTGTGGATCGCCAAGGACGGCGTGGTGGCCACGCCCGCCGACAACGGCACCTTCCTGAACGGCATCACGCGCCAGCGCGTGCTGGCCCTACTGCGCGCCGACGGCGTCGACGTGCAGGAACGCGCGCTGACGCGCGCCGATATCGAACAGGCCGACGAAGTGTTTTCCACCGGCAACTACGGCAAGGTGGTGCACGTCAACCGGGTCGAAGACCGCGGCCTGCCCTATGGGCCGCTGGCGCGCCGCGCGCACGGGCTGTACATGGAGTATGCGCGCGGCGGCAAATAG
- a CDS encoding ABC transporter substrate-binding protein: MTRAPRLLLGALAAATALLWTAPAAAAAQCEIDQPVRFSGLNWESNLVLAGIERFIVEHGYGCATSVEIGETLAMLAALQRRDVDVTPEVWPGQIEVAWDKALKSGKVLAAGHVYDAGEGWYIPRYTAERHPDLKSAADLARYTKVFADPEDPARGRIYGCPAGWACGTLNTNLLKALKLDGQYTMFAPGSGAAQKAAIVSAYKRKRDIVFYYWTPTALVGALDLVKLQLPPFDQAAYTCMTDPKCENPVPTEFKANKVVTGLNAEFARQAPRLKAFFDKLSVPAPAIDDTLGWLENQGAEPEDAAQYFLRKYPDVWRKWVPAEVADRVQAGL, encoded by the coding sequence ATGACGCGAGCCCCCCGCCTGTTGCTGGGCGCGCTGGCCGCCGCCACGGCCCTGCTCTGGACAGCGCCCGCCGCGGCCGCGGCCCAATGCGAAATCGACCAGCCGGTGCGCTTCAGCGGCCTGAACTGGGAATCCAACCTGGTGCTGGCCGGCATCGAGCGCTTTATCGTCGAGCACGGCTACGGCTGCGCCACCTCGGTGGAAATCGGCGAGACCCTGGCCATGCTGGCCGCCCTGCAGCGCCGCGATGTCGACGTCACGCCCGAAGTCTGGCCCGGCCAGATCGAAGTGGCCTGGGACAAGGCCTTGAAGTCGGGCAAGGTGCTGGCGGCGGGCCACGTATACGACGCCGGCGAAGGCTGGTATATCCCCCGCTACACGGCCGAACGCCATCCCGACCTGAAAAGCGCGGCGGACCTGGCCCGCTACACCAAAGTGTTCGCCGACCCCGAAGACCCGGCCCGCGGCCGCATCTACGGCTGCCCCGCGGGCTGGGCCTGCGGCACCCTGAACACCAACCTGCTCAAGGCGCTGAAGCTCGACGGCCAGTACACGATGTTCGCCCCTGGCTCGGGCGCCGCGCAGAAGGCCGCCATCGTATCGGCCTACAAGCGCAAGCGCGACATCGTGTTCTATTACTGGACGCCCACCGCGCTGGTGGGCGCGCTGGACCTGGTCAAGCTGCAATTGCCGCCCTTCGACCAGGCCGCCTATACCTGCATGACCGATCCGAAGTGCGAAAACCCGGTGCCCACCGAATTCAAGGCCAACAAGGTGGTCACGGGCCTGAACGCCGAATTCGCCCGCCAGGCGCCCCGGCTGAAGGCATTCTTCGACAAGCTCAGCGTGCCGGCCCCGGCCATCGACGACACGCTGGGCTGGCTTGAGAACCAGGGCGCGGAGCCCGAGGACGCCGCGCAGTACTTCCTGCGCAAGTACCCCGACGTCTGGCGCAAGTGGGTGCCCGCCGAAGTCGCCGACCGGGTGCAGGCCGGCCTGTAG
- a CDS encoding branched-chain amino acid ABC transporter permease: MNRQLLSYAAAAIVVAILPFVGVYPIFAMKVMCYALFACAFNLLLGYTGLLSFGHAAFLGSAAYAAGHALKVWGFPTELGLLFGTAVAALLGLVMGLLAIRRSGIYFAMITLALAQMVFFFFLQAHFTGGEDGLQRVPRGTLLGFIDLRNDLNLYYLVMAIFAFGYFVIWRTVHSPFGQVLKALRENEPRTLSLGYDVDRFKLLAFVLSAAIAGLAGATKTLVFVSATLSDATWQMSGLVILMTLIGGLGTLVGPILGAFIVVLLENKVGDFGRFMADLTGSSWFLRLGESVTIVIGLIFIICVLAFRRGIVGEWQAFMERRRARA; this comes from the coding sequence ATGAATCGCCAACTGCTGAGCTACGCGGCGGCGGCCATCGTCGTGGCCATCCTGCCGTTCGTGGGCGTGTATCCCATTTTTGCCATGAAGGTGATGTGCTATGCACTGTTCGCCTGCGCCTTCAACCTGCTGCTGGGCTACACCGGCCTGCTGTCGTTCGGCCACGCGGCATTCCTGGGCAGCGCGGCATACGCAGCCGGGCACGCGCTGAAAGTGTGGGGCTTTCCCACCGAACTGGGCCTGCTGTTCGGCACCGCCGTGGCGGCGCTGCTGGGGCTGGTGATGGGGCTGCTGGCCATCCGCCGCAGCGGCATCTATTTCGCCATGATCACGCTCGCGCTGGCCCAGATGGTGTTCTTCTTCTTCCTGCAGGCGCACTTCACCGGCGGCGAAGACGGCCTGCAGCGCGTGCCGCGCGGCACGCTGCTGGGCTTCATCGACCTGCGCAACGACCTGAACCTGTACTACCTGGTAATGGCGATCTTCGCGTTCGGCTACTTCGTGATCTGGCGCACCGTGCACTCGCCGTTCGGCCAGGTGCTCAAGGCGCTGCGCGAAAACGAGCCGCGCACCCTGTCGCTGGGCTACGACGTCGACCGCTTCAAGCTGCTGGCCTTCGTGCTGTCGGCCGCGATCGCGGGCCTAGCCGGCGCCACCAAGACCCTGGTGTTCGTGTCGGCCACCTTGTCCGACGCCACGTGGCAGATGTCGGGCCTGGTGATCCTGATGACCCTGATCGGCGGCCTGGGCACGCTGGTGGGCCCCATTCTCGGCGCCTTCATCGTGGTGCTGCTGGAAAACAAGGTGGGCGACTTCGGCCGCTTCATGGCCGACCTCACCGGCAGCAGCTGGTTCCTGCGGCTGGGCGAATCGGTCACCATCGTGATCGGCCTGATCTTCATCATCTGCGTGCTGGCCTTCCGCCGCGGCATCGTGGGCGAATGGCAGGCGTTCATGGAACGGCGCCGCGCGCGCGCCTGA